The sequence below is a genomic window from Pseudorasbora parva isolate DD20220531a chromosome 4, ASM2467924v1, whole genome shotgun sequence.
TGGTAATATCATGGCAATCTTTAAAGCATCTTGGAATAGCATGTGAATACTCTGGTACAGGAATATGGTAATCTgtcaaaacaaatgaataaatcaaaGTAACATGGTATTACCATCTGTCACCATTAGTGTGGTACCTTAATACTCTGGTATAAAGCAATATTAAACCTCATGAACCATTTATATACATTATAGAGACCACAATAAGCGTATCCGATGCAGATGTtttgaaataaaacaatacaaactTTCATAATCATCAGTTACCGGGTCGGATTTCAGCTGTTATTGTGCTAACATGTTTATTTAGCAGCTATACTTTATTCCCTATCACACATTGCATTATTTATCCTGGAATTTAGATGCTTATCTTGTTATATACTGAAATTAAGGGACTAAAACGTATTTACTTTCATAATACAActctgaaaaatatcaaataactCGGCTGCGATCGATATTACACTTACCTGCCGCTGTCAGTCTCTGAACTGTCTTGTTTACACCATAATCAGGATACTGCAGATATATTTCACGCCGTTTACCCCCAAATAACTTTTATGCAAAACAGGTTAAATGTCGTTAAAAAGAAATAGAATTGAGTGGAATACTGTGCGGATTAGTTCCGCTGAGTTTAATGATTTCCGCTGCCCGAGCGGTTTAGAAGCCGGAAGTTGTTCCGTTCATTCAAAAAAAAGGTCCGTATGGAATCAAAAGCCACAAATAAGATGTCCGAACTTTTTGTGCAAAGCTAATAAGATTTTGAGCACTTTAGCTAATTATTTTATGGTGTTCCTAGACGCATTAAATTAAAACACATGATATAATAAAACAGCTAAGTGTTTATTGTTGAACATACAAGCTTTATTGTTCTTAGAATTATAGATAAACAGTTGAAACAGAGAAATCATTTTAGGATTTCTGTGGTTTAGAGGCTAATAAATAGAAGTATTTCACTACCACAATAACTTCTGTGCCAGTCGACGAGGCCCCCATTGCTTCCAAcaacctgtaaaaaaaaaagtagaataaaatgaaataaaatatttaaatattaatacaaataaaatagcAGTTAATACAAATGagttttaattattatattatgttttttaaatattatatatttacatttcggacataattgattaatttaaaacaaaaacaaaatcaaatgaTGTGTTgacttgtttgtttattttcttaCGCCATTCTTGATCTATGTATGTTGGCCATAGGTTGAAATAAATGACACTGGACCAAATTCAACAGTTATTGCATCTGAGCATTCTTTCAGGGCAGCAGGGGTGATGTTCCTTAACAGTGTTTTATGAGGCAAGACTCTCTGTTACCTTTCTGTGATGGTCTGAGACAGTCTCTTGGCCTCAACGGGATCCTTCTCCAGGAAACCTTGAAAGGTAGCAAAAGATTCCACCAAACCAATGAAACTTGACAGGGGCATCATCATCCGAGCCTTCAGACACTCGTGCCtgtgcaaaaaataataataataataataaaacacaaaaagatACTGGCATTTAAGTGTGAATctgatatttttatattacatgttgcagtaaaaagtatgttAAGTTGTTAAGctattgatttttattattacaataaaaaaataatttcaacttaCCACTCTTTATCATTGTATGAAACAAGTTCAAAGATCTTCTTGTACAATTGAAGGGAACTGGATCCTATATAAGCTTTCCGAAAAGGGTGCAGGGTTGTATAGAactgtggggggaaaaaaataataaatacaattaaaaatacacCAAAGATCTCTATTGCTATAGAAACTAAGTCAATTAAAATGTTGCATCATGCTTTACATAGACTGcctcatttcatttatttataatataggtTTCCTGAGCAACAACCCATGAGATATTTAGTTTGTGGTTTATTTAACCTCTTGGCAGATTTCATTGAGTTTTGAGGTACTTTTTCCATATTCCAGCTCAAAATCCATGGTATAGCTGAGCAGAGCGATGCAGCCTCCTGGCCTCAGAATCCTGTCTGCCTCCAGCAGGAAGCGAGGATGGTCGAACCAGTGAGCAGCTGACATGGATATAACCAAGTCGGCAATATCATCCTCAAATGGCAAATCCTCTGCAGGACTCTGTCTAATAGAGCATGATAAACAGATAACATAGTGTAAGTATAGTAGGGGAAAATATAGGGGAGGTCttattagcagcagatcctttaagttgtGAGATGGGGCCTCCATGGTTCGGGCTTGTTTGATCAGTGCATCCCAGATTGCTtgactggattgagatctggggaatttggaggccgagtcaacacctcaaactcattgttgtgctcctcaaaacattcctgaaccatttttggaACCAGCTTTGTGGGAGGAtgtattatcctgctgaaagaggtcacCGCCACTAGGGAATACCGTTggctgcccatgaccctgttgccaTTTCACCAATGTTCCTTCCTTGAAGTACGTTTGATAGAAACTGGTCACTGCAGACCTGGCTTTCTTGTGCATgacaaatatttaatattttcatttcatCTCGCTTTTGTGAGgtttaaactatatatatatatatatatatatatatatatatattttttttttttttttttttttttttttttttttttgttatttggcctacccaaattgaaaagcttcccatacacacatacagtggtctaagttcaaaatgtcgGTGTCATTTttcaggaaaccctttgaagttatataaaacactgctaaaagtaataaacatgtaagtatatgttgtctaaacTGTAATAACACCCCCAGAAATTaggcacttttttattttatttttatcttttgttttttttttttttggttattatttttgaaagtgtgtaacagtttccactaaattccagaaaatagtagaaaaaataagtttgtctgtgtcatgttgtatgcaagatttacTCAAATGGATCTGAAGGGAGAAGCTTTTCAGTTTGGGTacgccaaatccaggcggaaatggtaCCAGAATAATTTAGtctaaatacattactttgtctaaaacaaatgccaaagtgatgcatatctccagaaagtagagactctaagctttcaaatggtaccacatatgaggtcctccacagacatttaaaatttgaAAGTATATACAAGTATATACatgaaagtatatacatgacgatgtcattccAGACCCTGGTGCGGTTGTGATGgaattatattatgtttttaaaaatgtgacatGCAGTATCTTCTTATTCTTTGAAGTATCTTGTCCCATGGCATTGTCATACTCACATACCAAGTACTGCCACAGCAAAtaattgttatatattttaggTGTTTATGTAGTTATCTTGTACCTGTAACACAGATTTGCTGCATGTTCTTTAGCAGAGGCTATCTCCAGTTGAGCTGAACTGATATCTATCCCAACTACAGTCATAAAGTGAGGGGCCAGTATCTCGGTGCACTGTCCTGATCCACAGCCCACATCCACTGCCAGATCAAGCGGCCCCTGTATCTGGTCATAGAGGAGAAAACAAAGCTTGAGCTATTTTTTTACAGCTGACTTCAATGTATCTGTGAATATAAGACACTTGTTTGTCACATAATGATAATGACAGCATGGTGAATGTCTAGATTAcattcataacacacacaccatgCCTACTTTTGCATTGAGAATGAATTATGTTGAATAACACACCTGAAATCTGGGATTTTGTGTTCCACaacaagaaaaataataataaaagaaaaaaataataatatttgacaGAAATTGTATTTCTATagtatttgtttaaaatgtcattaatgCAGTAATTATGAATAGATCCATAAATTGGCCTATACGTTTAGTCAGAAaagaaacaaatattttaaaagacttagaattttttcaaaagtttTATCAAAGGAATAAGTGACTTACTGTCTATCTGCTATTCTTTAGCATATACAGTTATAATATAGGCCTAGTTAATGAATCAGAGGCTAAAAAGTGACCCTGTTTTTAACCTGTCTTTATGTGCTGAGTCATTCTGAAAAAAGCTTTCCAAACACACAACCATGTCACATACTCTTTTTTGCAGGAAGCTCAGCACTTCATCTATAAGTTCCTGAGGAGGAGACACCCGGTATCGCTGGTAAGATTCAGCATGTTCTTTTCCCTCAAAATGTCTCTGAGCCATTTCTCTCTTCTAGAGCCGCGGTTAGTCAAACCAAAAGAACAACCTGAGAGTCTGGTCCTGGGTTATTCATTAAAACAAGCATAGGCGGAGCATGTGTAAGGCAGGGCTTAGCCTTTCCCTGGAAATTTCTCAAACCACTAACTGCTGCTGCTTCGGTTTGCTTTTAGGGGTAAAAGCTGCCCAGGACTGCTGATATTGTATCAGTTTTCTGATAGCATATTGACTAACATTTAGTTATCAGTCCGTATCTGTGTTTGCTCTCTGAAGTGTTAAAGGTTTCGATTAACAATGTGTTTTTGCAGAATTGAACAATGTAGCCAATAACAGACAACTGTGGATTTCTTGAAAGCAATGCCCAGTTTTTAAGTTTAGTTTATGTTTAATCCAATCacttatctgtctgtctgtctgtctgtctgtctgtctgtctgtctgtctgtctgtctgtctgtctgtctgtctgtctgtctgtctgtctgtctgtctgtctgtctgtctgtctgtctgtctgtctgtctatctatctatctatctatctatctatctatctatctatatatatatctatctatctatctatatatctatctatctatctatccagaATTTAAATTAAACTTGTTTTTCATACTTCACCAGCTATTGGTGCTATTGACATAATGGTGCTAGCCACAGCAAtggacagtaaaaaaaatatgaaatatttatatgaaatattaaatataatatgtcGAAATAGGTTTTTGCTATAGGCAACATGTTAACATAAGTACCTCTAAatgaaaatctatttaaatgtgtattatgCGAAAGCACATCTCCTAACCCTgcactgaaaataaaataaaaaattataatacatatatatatatatatattattgctcCATTTGAAACTTTTCTAGTGACTAATCACACCTACATTTTTTCAGTTGACCGAACTGAAATTCTGTGACTTTATGCAACTTAATTAACAGAAATTGAATTTGGCtaactgaaaaatgtaaatgtgatcagtcacatgaaaaatttaaattggagagcagaattttttttattttttttattttttatttttttttttttagagtgtggagTTGGTTCACCCTCCGCCTAttaatcattaaaaaagttatagaACATTGCCTACATCATTATTTTCTACACGAATATAGCCTACATCATTATTTTCTGATTAACTTTATTATGCTTTTTAACTTGAGATATtagtaatattttatatattcattctcaacaatacacaaaggcATCCTTCTCAAAACAATGGCAATACATTGCAGATTTCCTTGTGACAACTTATCCCACATgtaaaatgaatgaaattttttaataatattttgctatatttattttttaagtttgtaTGTAAATAATCTGACAGGTTAAAATAGACCTAACTTAAGAAATATTTGTAGTAGTGCTGTAATAAatgtgacaactagccccaTTCTCTCCAACACAACATGCCTCTTCTCAAGAAGATGAAATGAGCAGCAGGAGGCGCTATCAGACAGCAGAACATCTTCAGCTACTACTAATGTAGTGATTCAAACACAAACAGAAAGCCATTGCAAGtagtttttatataaataatattattaccataaccaccaaccatatacttttttatgttatgtttgaaACTATGTTTCTGATTATTTTGTCAAATTTGACTGCTATGACTAATTATTTCACATAGtttgtgtaataaatataatttcaaaaTCAGCACGTCACAAACAATCTGCCCAGGGCAACAGTGGTCGTACTAGATTAAATTTCAGGCATGCTGATTGGCTGAATAATTTGATCAGCTCCGCCTACTTACTAAGCCTCTGATGACTTGTGTTTGGCTGTCAAATCACCAGCGCTCTTGACGTGACAGCTGCAAGACCGTCAATAAGTCAGGAAGCTGGTCATCGGGCAGCCAATTCCCCGAGCCACACGGGTTTAAGGGTTTTAATTATTCATTGGTCACACGTCTGGTCCATACACGAATCAATCAGACCAGCCTGTGTTTGGATGGGTTTATAGGTGTCAGGGCAGAGAGGCCTGGACCCGTGTACCTCAGCACTGCACAGCCCTGCAGATAAAATCAATCACTGCTGATCACATCAGTATTTGCATCCACTGCCACACctgtctgagagagagagagagagagagagagagagagagagagagagagagagagagagagagagagagagagagagagagagagagagagatggcaaTATCAGCATAGGATGCACTTTATTTTTCGACCAGAAACATACTTTAAACCAAGTTTATAGGTtgaaaattctgactttaagcCTCACAATTGCAGGATATAAACACACAATtgcaagaaataaagtcagaactgtgagataaaaagttgcaagCACATTTTTATTGTCATGGAAACAAGCACCCATAAGTCAATGCTGCAAATTTAGGGAATCTTTCACTTTCCAGCTAAATTCCTGATTGTTTCGTTTTGTTAATAACATCACAAAAGCATAAACCATGGAAAAAGAAATTTTGAGGTAAACAAACTAACAGTCATAATTAGGAAATATAAACTTTGACAAACAAATATAAGCAATTTGTACTTTTTCtgcaattgcgactttttatgtcattttttcttgcaattttaagtttatatatcacaaatgtagacttttttgttgtttttacactgtaaaaaatattttaatgatttatcatttttttttcttttgtcaaaTCAATTAAGATAATTTGTAGTTCATAtaacaatattttgagtttctgttgttTAAACCTTtccattgtattaactcaaatattGAATTTCAATGAAATTTgaagcaaccaggttacttactttttctTAACATTAAACCagcaattttttacagtattttttacaGAATATCTGACAATTTGGACTTTAAAACTCGCATATATTCCAAGTATAACTCAGAATTGCGAGGAAAAAAGTcattattgcaaaatatatttgtGATAAAAGTCAGAACCTTACTGTAGACGCTGGCTTTAACAAACTTGTCCATTAGGGTTGTCTGCAAGAGAAACCATATAAGAATGGGCTGCTTTTGTAGCTTTTGCGTTATATGCGTAGGCTCCTTCTAGCTTGTGCCTGTAAGTGAGGGGTGTGACGTTGCATATCACGTCACAAGTATACATCGTTATTATACTTCTGTATACCCTCACAAATGTAGGCTAACTGGCCTTCAAATAACAAAGCGTGCTTTTGCAGAGCTTTAGATATGTGTCATCAATGATGTATCATGAATGTTTTAGAGTCATCAGACCTTGTGTAAAGATGCCAGATCCTTTCACACTGAAATATAAAAGAGGTTATATGAAAACTTTACCATAACCTACACAAAACAGCAATTTGACTAATAAACTTTGCCTGTAAAGAGCTTTTTTTATGTGTTCTTAAATGTGccactcttggagaaagatcaACGTCATCATTGCGAACATTAGAATAGAACAATAACTTTTATTACAAATGACTTCAGTCTTGTGCGCATGAAGAGCTATTTTCCAAATAAATTTCTCAAAGGCCAGTTTTATGAATACATTAACATCAAACCTAATGGCCAATATCCTGATGTCCCTCTGGTTATTGCTACCAGAACATTCATATCTGTACATGCACACTCTAAAAAGTCAATAGTGCAAGAAGAGGAAAATGTCTTTCTAATGAACATGTTAGACGCAGGATTAGTGATTTCCTGCTCAACCTGCTCCACTCCTAAAAATAACGGTTCTTTATTGGCCTTGATGGTTTCATGAAGAACTTTTAACATCCATGGaatctttccattgcacaaaaagtTAATTAGgtttttaaatgttcttcacattaagaaaaaaatatattcttttaaGAACCTGAAAGCTTCTTTGAGAAACCAAAAGTGGTTATTATGGCATCACTgaaacatattttgttgatcaTGGAACAACATTCCCGTCCAAAGGAATGTCCTGTCTATTCCTTATTGAATTTTCCATGTCAAAAATTCAATCTCTACCTCTACCCACCTttatgaaaaataagtttaatggTATTCAAGTCttagtgaactaaccctttaagtatagGTGAATAACACAAACTATAAGCTTGTCCCTCAAATGTAATTGGT
It includes:
- the si:ch211-93g23.2 gene encoding putative methyltransferase DDB_G0268948 — its product is MAQRHFEGKEHAESYQRYRVSPPQELIDEVLSFLQKRIQGPLDLAVDVGCGSGQCTEILAPHFMTVVGIDISSAQLEIASAKEHAANLCYRQSPAEDLPFEDDIADLVISMSAAHWFDHPRFLLEADRILRPGGCIALLSYTMDFELEYGKSTSKLNEICQEFYTTLHPFRKAYIGSSSLQLYKKIFELVSYNDKEWHECLKARMMMPLSSFIGLVESFATFQGFLEKDPVEAKRLSQTITERLLEAMGASSTGTEVIVVVKYFYLLASKPQKS